A window of Roseateles sp. XES5 genomic DNA:
GTCGATGGTCTGCAGGCCATCGCCGCTGGGCTCTTGCGCGGCCTGAAAGACACGCGCATTCCCATGGTCATGGCGCTGATCTCCTATTGGCCGATCGGCTTCCTCTGCGCCTGGTTCTTCGCCTTCCCGGCCGGTTTCGGCGGGGTCGGCGTGTGGTTCGGCTTCGTCAGCGGCCTTGCCGCCGCCGCCGTCCTGCTCAACTGGCGTTTCTACCGACTGGTGAAGCAGAGAAGCGCCGCGTAGCCTTTTCACGGCAACAAAAAACCCGCCGGTCTCCCGACGGGTTTCTGAAGGATTGGAAACCCGGCCATGCGCCGGGTTTTCCGTTAGAGCATGTCAGGTTCAGATCGAACCAGACATGCTCTAAATTCTTTTGTTTTCGTTTGTCTTTTCGGGAAAACTGGCTCCCACTTTTCCCTGACAAACTCTAGGGCCTCGCTCAGGCAGCCATGGCCTTGCGCAGGTTCTCGTCGATCTTGTCGAGGAAGCCGGTGGTCGAGAGCCACGGCTGGTCGGGACCGATGAGGAGCGCGAGGTCCTTGGTCATGAAGCCCGATTCGACGGTCTCGACGCAGACGCGCTCGAGTGTTTCGGAGAACTTGGCAAGCTCCGCATTGCCGTCCAGCTTGGCGCGATGGGCAAGACCACGGGTCCAGGCGAAGATCGAGGCGATCGAGTTGGTCGAGGTTTCCTCGCCCTTCTGGTGCTGGCGGTAGTGGCGTGTCACCGTGCCATGCGCGGCTTCCGCTTCCACCGTCTTGCCATCCGGCGTCATCAGAACCGAGGTCATCAGGCCGAGCGAGCCGAAGCCCTGCGCCACGATGTCGGACTGCACGTCGCCGTCATAGTTCTTGCAGGCCCAGACATAGCCGCCGGACCACTTCAGCGCCGAGGCGACCATGTCGTCGATCAGGCGGTGTTCGTACCAGAGCTTCAGTTCCTTGAACTTGTCGGCGAATTCCTCGTCGAAGACCTTCTGGAAGATGTCCTTGAAGCGGCCGTCATAGACCTTGAGGATGGTGTTCTTGGTCGACAGATAGACCGGCACCTTGCGCTGGAGGCCGTAGTTGAAGGAGGCGCGGGCGAATTCGGTGATCGAATCGTCGAGGTTGTACATGCCCATGGCGACGCCGGCGGACGGCGCGTCGAAGACGTCGTATTCGATTTCCTTGCCGTCCTCGCCGACGAACTTCATCGTCAGCTTGCCCTTGCCGGGGAACTTGAAGTCGGTGGCGCGGTACTGGTCGCCGAAGGCGTGACGGCCGACGATGATCGGCTTGGTCCAGCCCGGAACGAGGCGCGGCACGTTCTTGCAGATGATCGGCTCACGGAAGATGACGCCGCCGAGGATGTTGCGGATCGTGCCGTTCGGCGACTTCCACATCTTCTTCAGCTTGAATTCTTCGACGCGGGCTTCGTCCGGCGTGATGGTGGCGCACTTGACGCCGACGCCGTGCTTCTTGATGGCGTTCGCCGCGTCGATCGTCACCTGGTCGTTGGTGGCGTCACGGTTCTCCATGCCGAGATCGTAGTATTCAAGGTCGACATCCAGGTAGGGATGGATCAGCTTTTCCTTGATGAACTGCCAGATGATGCGCGTCATCTCGTCGCCGTCGAGTTCGACGACGGGATTGGCGACCTTGATCTTTGCCATGGGGAGCCTCGTGCTTGTAGGGGCTTTGCGCCCCGGATCGTGGACTTGAAAGAACCGTTTGGCCCTATAGCACTCGTGGCCGGGAAGGCAAAGCCGACCAATGGCTGAGGCGGTTTATTTTCGCGCCGCAGCGGAATAAGTTTCGCCCAAATTGCGTTCCAGGAAGGTTCGCTGAAAGGTCTGTCCGGGCCTGCCGTCATCCAATGGAGAATATGATGTCGCGTTTCGGTCTCGTTGCGCTCGCCCTTCTGCTTCCCGTTTCCGCTAAGGCTGCCGATTTCAAGGCGCCGGTCGCGGAAATCATGACGGCGGCGACGAGCAACTGGCAGGACATGGGCTCGGACACGGATACGCCGCCACCCTATGTCGACTACTTCTCCGAGGATTTCCTCAAGCGCCTCTACAGCAAGGATTTCGTTGAGAAGTACCGCGCGGCCGCGAAGTACCCGGCCTATGACGACGGCGGCTCGCCCTTCGACTACGACCCGATCATCGGTGGGCAGGACGGCTGCGCGCTGAAGGATGTCACGACGGCCGAGGGCCAGCCGGTGAACGGCGCGGAGGAGGTGACCGTCACCTTCGACAACAGCCATTGTTTCGGTGAGCGCGCGTCGGACTGGCAGCCGGAAAAGCTGGTCTTCAGGATGATCGAGGAGGACGGCCACGCGGTCATCGACGATATCGAACGCTCCAGCTTCGAGGATGGCGCCTCGTTGAAGAAGGAGATGGTCGAGCTTGCGGAAAGCGGCGCGAAGGGCGAGACCGGTGGCAATGAGAGCGTCGAATAGGCCGCGGACTTTTCATTTCCGGCCGATTGTGCCAGTGAGACCCCATCTTTCTAGGGACCTATGGGCATGGCAGGCACGAACAGCGAACGCACGCTGATCGCCGAAGGACCGGCGATCATTCTCGTTCATCCGCAACTCGGTGAAAACATCGGCATGGTGGCACGCGCCATGGCGAATTTCGGGCTGGCGGAACTGCGCCTCGTCAACCCGCGCGACGGCTGGCCGAGCGAGAAGGCCATCTCCGCCGCCAGCAAGGCCGATCACGTCATCGAGGCGGCGAAGGTCTATCCCTCGCTGGAAGAGGCGGTCGCCGATCTCGAATTCGTCTATGCGACGACCGCGCGCGACCGCTACGGCTACAAGGAAGTGCGGTCTCCGGTCGTGGCGGCGGACGACCTGCGCACTCGCTTCCGGGACGGGCAGAAGACCGGCATCCTCTTCGGCCGTGAACGCACGGGCCTTACCAACGAGGAAATCGCCCTTGCCGACGAGCTGGTGACCTTCCCGGTAAATCCCGCCTTCGCCTCGCTGAACCTTGCCCAGGCCGTGCTCCTGATGAGCTACGAGTGGATGAAGAGCGGCCTTGCCTCCGTCGAGGACACGCCCTTCGATGCGCTGCCGCAGCGCCCGGCCAAGAAGGAAGAGCTGCAGGGCCTCTTCGACCATGTGGAAGAAACGCTCGATGCGCGCGGCTATTTCCGGCCCGCCGAAAAAAAGCCCAAACTGGTGGAGAACCTGCGCGCCATCCTGACGCGTCCGTCCTTCACCGGCACGGAGATCCAGGTGCTGCGCGGCATCGTTTCCTGCCTCGACCGTTTCACCCGGGAATCGCCGCGCGGGGCGACCAACCCGAACCGCACCCGCAACCGCCGGCCCAAGGTGCCCCGTGACAGCGAATAGAGCCTTTCCAGAAAACGCGGCGACCGGTTTTCTCTCCGGCAACGGGACCGGCGCGAAACCGGTTCTCATGTTCGACAGCGGCATCGGCGGCCTCACCGTGCTGCGTGAGGCCCGCGTGCTGATGCCGGAACGGCACTTCACCTATGTGGCCGACGATGCGGGCTTTCCCTATGGCGGCTGGGAAGAGCCGGCGCTGAAGGCGCATATCGTCGATCTTTTCCGCAGGCTCCTCAACGAGCACGATCCGGAAGTCTGCGTCATCGCCTGCAACACGGCCTTCACGCTCGTCGGCAGCGACCTGCGCGCCGCCTTTCCGCACATGCCCTTCGTGGGCACCGTGCCGGCCATCAAGCCGGCCGCGGAGCGCACCCGCTCCGGCCTCGTCTCGGTGCTGGCGACGCCTGGCACCGTCAAGCGCGCCTATACGCGCGATCTCATCCAGTCCTTCGCCAGCCAGTGCGACGTGCGCCTCGTCGGTTCGGAAAACCTCGCCCGCATGGCCGAGGCCTATATCCGCGGCGAGACGCTGTCCGACGAAGCCGTGCGCGCCGAGATCATTCCCTGCTTCGTCGACGAGATGGGCCGCAAGACCGACATCGTCGTGCTCGCCTGCACGCACTATCCTTTCATGGCGAACCTCTTTCGCAAGCTCGCGCCCTGGCCGGTCGACTGGCTCGACCCTGCCGAGGCCATCGCGCGCCAGGCCCGCCGCCTCGTGCCCCCGCTCGAAACCATCGCCCCTGGCGAAGACATCGCCGTCTTCACCTCCGGCACGCCGGACTTTGCGACCCGCCGGCTGATGCAGGGTTTTGGGCTGCGCGTCGTCTGACGCGGCTTTCCCTGTGGGTTTTTCAAAAGCCGGGCGTGACGGGCGGGGATTTCGTGTTAGGGCTCTCCGGTTACCCGGTGGCGGCCGGGCGAGTCGGATTTTTCAGGAACGAGGAACGGGATGAAGGTCGGCATCGACATGGGAACGGTGCAGGGCGGCGCACCGGCCAAGCTCGATATCGAGGAACTGCTGGCAACGCGTCTCCTGGTGCAGGGCAATTCGGGCTCGGGCAAGTCGCATCTCCTGCGCCGCCTGCTCGAACAGTCCGCACAATGGGTCCAGCAGGTCATCATCGATCCGGAAGGTGACTTCGTCACGCTCTCCGACCGATTCGGTCATGTGGTCGTTGACGGCGAACGCACGGAGGCCGAGCTCGTCGGCATCGCGAACCGCATCCGCCAGCACCGCGTGTCCTGCGTGCTCTCGCTCGAGGGCCTGGAGGCCGACGAGCAGATGCGGGCGGCCGGCATCTTCCTCAACGCGCTCTTCGATGCGGACCGGGACTTCTGGTATCCGGTGCTCGTGGTCGTCGACGAGGCGCAGCTCTTCGCGCCCGCCGTCAGCGGCGAGGTTTCGGAAGAGGCGCGAAAGCTTTCGCTCGGCGCGATGACCAATCTGATGTGCCGCGGCCGCAAGCGCGGCCTTGCCGGGGTCATCGCCACGCAGCGCCTCGCCAAGCTCGCCAAGAACGTCGCCGCCGAAGCCTCCAACTTCCTGATGGGCCGCACCTTCCTCGATATCGATATGGCGCGTGCCGCCGATCTCCTCGGCCTCGACCGGCGGCAGGCGGAAATGTTCCGCGACCTGCCGCGCGGCTCCTTCGTCGCGCTCGGCCCGGCGCTGTCGCGCCGTCCGCTGCCGGTGACGATCGGCGCGGTGGAGACCTCCGCCCGCTCCACCAGCCCCAAGCTGATGCCGCTGCCCGATGCGCCGCAGGACGTGGAAGACCTGATCTTCACGCCCGATCCGGACGAGTTCACACGCCCCCTCGTGCGCCGCGCGCCGCCCGCGCCACGCCCGACGACGGACATTCTCGCCGAACTTTCCCGCGCCCGGCCGGAGCCGATGCAGGCCGAGGCGAAGGCGCCTGCGCCGGAGATCTCAGCCGAGGAGCGCGAAAGCCTGCTCGACCAGGCGCTCGCCGAGATCCTCGCCAATCCCGAGGCGGCCTTCCGGGCTGACGCGGAACTGTTCCAGGATTTCCTCGTGCGCTGCCGTATCCGCCGTGTGCCCGGCGCGCCACTCTCCCTTCCGGCATTCCGGCGGAAGATGGCGGTCGCGCGCTCCGGCGTCGATGCCGAGACGGCGGCGACGGAGATATGGGCGCGGGCGCTCGATTTGTCCCGCAGCGTCACCGAGGACCTGCAGGGCGTGTTCCTGCTCGTCGCGCAGGCGGCGGTGCGCGGGCTTGCCTGCCCCTCGGATGCGCGGATCGCGCGGGCCTATGGCACCCATTCGGCGCGCCGTGCGCGCCGCCTTCTCGGCTATTTCGAGGAGCAGGGGCTGGTCGTCGTGCACAGCGATCTTGCCGGTCACCGCATTGTCGCTTTCCCCGATCTTGCCTGCGAGACGCTGCCGGGTGACGCCAACGGGCCGGACCTTGCCGATTCCCACCGCGATGCGGCGGAATAGGCGGATTTTCCGGGCTTTGCTCATTGACAGTTTTGTAAAACTCCCCTAATGAGCCCGCCAACGCCGGGCAGCAATGTCCGGTGTTTCATTTGACATGTCCCGTGGATTCTCCGGTCGCGATCGTGAGAAGCCTGTCGGAACCCGAAAGGTTCAGAGGAGGGCGTGTTTCCTTCAGCCGGTCCGGCAACGGGCGGGCGATAACAAGACCAAGAGGAAATGCGATGAGCAAGCGCGCTGCATCCAAGTACAAAATCGACCGCCGTATGGGCGAAAACATCTGGGGCCGTCCGAAGTCCCCGGTCAACCGCCGCGAATACGGCCCGGGCCAGCACGGCCAGCGCCGCAAGTCCAAGCTTTCGGACTTCGGTGTTCAGCTCCGCGCCAAGCAGAAGCTGAAGGGCTACTACGGCGACATCCGCGAGAAGCAGTTCCGCGCGATCTTCGAAGAAGCTGCCCGCCGCAAGGGCGACACCCCGGAGAACCTGATCGGCCTGCTCGAATCGCGCCTCGACGCGATCGTCTACCGCGCCAAGTTCGTTCCGACGGTCTTTGCTGCCCGTCAGTTCGTCAACCACGGCCACGTCAAGGTCAACGGCGTCCGCGTCAACATCGGTTCCTACCGTTGCAAGCCGGGCGACGTCATCGAAGTCAAGGAAAAGTCCAAGCAGCTCGTGACGGTTCTCGAATCCGTCGGCCTGGCTGAACGCGACGTTCCGGACTACATCGAAGCCGACCACAACAAGATGACTGCGACCTTCGTTCGCATTCCGGTTCTCTCCGACGTTCCGTACGCGGTCGTCATGGAACCGCACCTGGTCGTCGAATTCTACTCGCGTTAATTCGCGGGCGACACCTTGCGTAATCTGGAAAAGCCGCCAAGAGATTGGCGGCTTTTTTTTTTGGGAGAACAGCGGGATGGACTTGCAGGCAATCGTCGATGAAATCCACGCCGGCCTGTCGCCGCGGCGCGGCGAGGGCAAGGTTGCCGATTATATTCCGCAGCTTGCCCATGTGGACCCGCAGAAGTTCGGCATCGCGGTGGTGACGGTCGACGGCGCGGTGCATCTTGCCGGCGATGCGGACGAGCCCTTCTCCATCCAGAGCATCTCCAAGGTCTTCACCCTCACGCTGGCGCTCGGCAAGCATGGCGAGGCGATCTGGAAGCGGGTCGGCCGCGAACCCTCCGGTTCGGCCTTCAATTCCATCGTCCAGCTCGAACATGAAGGCGGCATTCCGCGCAATCCCTTCATCAATGCCGGCGCCATCGCCATCACCGACCTCGTGCTGGCCGGCCATACGCCGAAGGAGGCAATCGGCGAGGTCGTTCGGTTCCTGCGTTATCTTGCCGACGAGGACGACATCATCGTCGACCAGGCCGTAGCGCGCTCCGAGCAGGCAACGGGTTTCCGCAACTATGCGCTTGCCAATTTCATGCGCTCCTATGGCAAGCTCGACCATGCGGCCGAACTGGTGCTCGGTGTCTATTTCCATCAATGCGCCCTGGCGATGAGCTGCCGGCAGCTTGCGCGGGCAGGGCTGTTCCTCGCCAATAGTGGCACCAATCCGCTCACCGGCCACCGGGTCGTCTCGCATCTTCGGGCGCGGCGTATCAACGCCCTCATGCTCACCTGCGGCCATTATGACGGTTCCGGCGACTTCGCCTATCGCGTCGGCCTGCCGGGCAAGAGCGGCGTGGGCGGCGGTATTCTTGCGGTGGCACCGGGCAAGGCTGCCGTTGCGGTCTGGTCGCCGGGCCTCAATGCGAACGGCAACTCCCTGCTTGGCTCGCTGGCGCTGGAAATGCTGGCGGCGCGCACCGGCTGGTCGGTCTTCGGGGCTTGATTGTGCCGGCCGTTCGGGGCATTGCAGCCGCATGACCCTCGCTTTCGACCAGACCGAAGACGACACCCCGGACGACGGCCGCCATCCGCTCTTCGCGAATGCGCCCTCCAGCGTCTCCTTCAACAAACTGCGCAAGCGCCTGCTACGGCAGGTGCGGCAGGCGATGGACGACTTTGCCATGCTGAAGGGCCAGAAGCGCTGGCTCGTCGGCCTCTCGGGCGGCAAGGACAGCTACGGCCTTCTGGCGCTGCTGATGGATCTGCAATGGCGCGGCCTGCTGCCGGTCGAACTGGTCGCCTGCAACCTCGACCAGGGACAGCCGAATTTTCCCAAGCACGTCCTGCCGGACTACCTGAAATCCATCGGCATCCGGCACCGCATCGAATATCGCGACACCTATTCCATCGTGAAGGAGAAGGTGCCGGCGGGGGCGACCTATTGCTCGCTGTGCTCGCGCCTCAGGCGCGGCAATCTTTATCGAATCGCCCGGGAGGAGGGCTGCGACGCGCTGGTGCTCGGTCACCACAGGGAAGACATTCTCGAGACCTTCTTCATGAACTTCTTCCATGGCGGGCGGCTTGCCGCCATGCCGCCGAAGCTCCTGAACGACGAGGGCGACCTCATGGTGCTGCGTCCACTTGCCTATGCGG
This region includes:
- the ttcA gene encoding tRNA 2-thiocytidine(32) synthetase TtcA, with protein sequence MTLAFDQTEDDTPDDGRHPLFANAPSSVSFNKLRKRLLRQVRQAMDDFAMLKGQKRWLVGLSGGKDSYGLLALLMDLQWRGLLPVELVACNLDQGQPNFPKHVLPDYLKSIGIRHRIEYRDTYSIVKEKVPAGATYCSLCSRLRRGNLYRIAREEGCDALVLGHHREDILETFFMNFFHGGRLAAMPPKLLNDEGDLMVLRPLAYAAEDDLAKFAAAMQFPIIPCDLCGSQDGLQRNAMKAMLADIETRMPGRKDAMLRALGHTNPSHLLDPKLFDFSSLETVRPHDDD
- a CDS encoding glutaminase, coding for MDLQAIVDEIHAGLSPRRGEGKVADYIPQLAHVDPQKFGIAVVTVDGAVHLAGDADEPFSIQSISKVFTLTLALGKHGEAIWKRVGREPSGSAFNSIVQLEHEGGIPRNPFINAGAIAITDLVLAGHTPKEAIGEVVRFLRYLADEDDIIVDQAVARSEQATGFRNYALANFMRSYGKLDHAAELVLGVYFHQCALAMSCRQLARAGLFLANSGTNPLTGHRVVSHLRARRINALMLTCGHYDGSGDFAYRVGLPGKSGVGGGILAVAPGKAAVAVWSPGLNANGNSLLGSLALEMLAARTGWSVFGA
- the murI gene encoding glutamate racemase, which gives rise to MTANRAFPENAATGFLSGNGTGAKPVLMFDSGIGGLTVLREARVLMPERHFTYVADDAGFPYGGWEEPALKAHIVDLFRRLLNEHDPEVCVIACNTAFTLVGSDLRAAFPHMPFVGTVPAIKPAAERTRSGLVSVLATPGTVKRAYTRDLIQSFASQCDVRLVGSENLARMAEAYIRGETLSDEAVRAEIIPCFVDEMGRKTDIVVLACTHYPFMANLFRKLAPWPVDWLDPAEAIARQARRLVPPLETIAPGEDIAVFTSGTPDFATRRLMQGFGLRVV
- a CDS encoding ATP-binding protein yields the protein MKVGIDMGTVQGGAPAKLDIEELLATRLLVQGNSGSGKSHLLRRLLEQSAQWVQQVIIDPEGDFVTLSDRFGHVVVDGERTEAELVGIANRIRQHRVSCVLSLEGLEADEQMRAAGIFLNALFDADRDFWYPVLVVVDEAQLFAPAVSGEVSEEARKLSLGAMTNLMCRGRKRGLAGVIATQRLAKLAKNVAAEASNFLMGRTFLDIDMARAADLLGLDRRQAEMFRDLPRGSFVALGPALSRRPLPVTIGAVETSARSTSPKLMPLPDAPQDVEDLIFTPDPDEFTRPLVRRAPPAPRPTTDILAELSRARPEPMQAEAKAPAPEISAEERESLLDQALAEILANPEAAFRADAELFQDFLVRCRIRRVPGAPLSLPAFRRKMAVARSGVDAETAATEIWARALDLSRSVTEDLQGVFLLVAQAAVRGLACPSDARIARAYGTHSARRARRLLGYFEEQGLVVVHSDLAGHRIVAFPDLACETLPGDANGPDLADSHRDAAE
- the rpsD gene encoding 30S ribosomal protein S4; amino-acid sequence: MSKRAASKYKIDRRMGENIWGRPKSPVNRREYGPGQHGQRRKSKLSDFGVQLRAKQKLKGYYGDIREKQFRAIFEEAARRKGDTPENLIGLLESRLDAIVYRAKFVPTVFAARQFVNHGHVKVNGVRVNIGSYRCKPGDVIEVKEKSKQLVTVLESVGLAERDVPDYIEADHNKMTATFVRIPVLSDVPYAVVMEPHLVVEFYSR
- a CDS encoding NADP-dependent isocitrate dehydrogenase produces the protein MAKIKVANPVVELDGDEMTRIIWQFIKEKLIHPYLDVDLEYYDLGMENRDATNDQVTIDAANAIKKHGVGVKCATITPDEARVEEFKLKKMWKSPNGTIRNILGGVIFREPIICKNVPRLVPGWTKPIIVGRHAFGDQYRATDFKFPGKGKLTMKFVGEDGKEIEYDVFDAPSAGVAMGMYNLDDSITEFARASFNYGLQRKVPVYLSTKNTILKVYDGRFKDIFQKVFDEEFADKFKELKLWYEHRLIDDMVASALKWSGGYVWACKNYDGDVQSDIVAQGFGSLGLMTSVLMTPDGKTVEAEAAHGTVTRHYRQHQKGEETSTNSIASIFAWTRGLAHRAKLDGNAELAKFSETLERVCVETVESGFMTKDLALLIGPDQPWLSTTGFLDKIDENLRKAMAA
- a CDS encoding RNA methyltransferase, with translation MAGTNSERTLIAEGPAIILVHPQLGENIGMVARAMANFGLAELRLVNPRDGWPSEKAISAASKADHVIEAAKVYPSLEEAVADLEFVYATTARDRYGYKEVRSPVVAADDLRTRFRDGQKTGILFGRERTGLTNEEIALADELVTFPVNPAFASLNLAQAVLLMSYEWMKSGLASVEDTPFDALPQRPAKKEELQGLFDHVEETLDARGYFRPAEKKPKLVENLRAILTRPSFTGTEIQVLRGIVSCLDRFTRESPRGATNPNRTRNRRPKVPRDSE